A window of Verrucomicrobiota bacterium contains these coding sequences:
- a CDS encoding type II toxin-antitoxin system MqsA family antitoxin, producing MKNKDIKFEPDDFLKAVEEVRDHVQGKRKITLRTTTINLPEPAPEITPEEIVAAREALNLSQPVFAQLLNVPTVTAISWEKGRRKPSGAALRLLQIVRTHPEVLLEAS from the coding sequence ATGAAAAACAAGGATATTAAATTTGAACCTGATGATTTTTTAAAGGCGGTCGAAGAGGTGCGAGATCACGTCCAGGGAAAGCGAAAAATCACGCTCCGGACTACAACAATCAATTTACCCGAACCGGCTCCTGAAATCACACCCGAAGAAATAGTTGCTGCCCGCGAAGCCCTGAACCTAAGTCAGCCTGTTTTTGCTCAACTGCTCAATGTGCCCACTGTAACTGCTATCAGCTGGGAAAAAGGGCGTCGAAAACCATCCGGCGCGGCGTTGAGGTTATTGCAAATTGTCCGAACACATCCCGAAGTACTTTTAGAAGCGAGTTGA
- a CDS encoding DUF6364 family protein, whose product MKSRVTITLDPKIHERAKRLARRRRASVSGLIESLLSEQQEPDGSIVDSMIGSSTLKPSKSGDTKQEALQKKYLR is encoded by the coding sequence ATGAAAAGCAGAGTCACCATAACTCTCGATCCGAAAATACATGAGCGGGCCAAACGCCTTGCTCGACGACGAAGGGCCAGCGTTTCCGGGCTCATTGAAAGTCTTCTTTCCGAACAGCAGGAACCAGACGGTTCCATCGTAGATTCGATGATTGGTAGCTCGACGCTCAAGCCATCCAAGTCCGGGGATACAAAACAAGAGGCACTGCAAAAAAAATACCTTCGCTGA
- a CDS encoding tetratricopeptide repeat protein, producing MSDPPTDSNPTKTEPTPSTGLRRAQSKRSGLGAFWAELKRRKVMRVAITYAIVAWLIIQVANATFGSFGIPEWAYRFVVIMLCIFFPVAVILAWAFELTPEGIKTTKVAQEAEVTEVSKAHEKKRNWFSLLFAAAVPTLIFGALALIFFFQAKSSDSELSALSSSRSATDKSIAVLPFTNMSPDAENAYFADGIHETILTTLANLGDLRVTSRTSVMPYRDSNKSIPVIAEELNVAYILEGSVQKIGNDFRLTTQLIQAGTDEHLWAKNYDGEFKEVFAVQSQLAREISQSLKAVLSPEENQRLEKKPTANLKAYDLYLKALTFDRRSKEHIQLMEEAVALDPNFTLAWTRLSASYSTLYITSRDRTPATMMRAREATRRAFKIDPESPEVLLAIGYFNYGCLREYWIAEYFYRQVKNKLPNEARVYEFLGLVYRRDGRWRESIENFEKAHRLDPSSSLGFLRTTNAYIHDWFTSSQYQIIMSQEGALLGNIYKDFVMEGKTSAFEESDELSLQQKTELAWVFGDVSATLRLIARDDQADDSETFGQFKGRSNSWRLGVAHLVNGDVSAARPILTAYRDTLSLKSETALLDYNTLGDLGSIEALLGNEEASLNAFERASILVNEQIDSFHGVELSVDRAIALAWLGHQNEAVAELARLIKIPSNLNVHWMRRCLDFWPLRDHPGFQAILNDPANSQPLDLDKL from the coding sequence ATGTCCGACCCACCTACAGATTCAAATCCCACAAAGACGGAGCCCACCCCTTCGACAGGACTTCGGCGAGCTCAGTCGAAGCGCTCAGGACTGGGCGCCTTTTGGGCTGAGCTGAAACGCCGCAAAGTCATGCGGGTGGCGATCACCTATGCCATCGTCGCATGGCTGATTATCCAGGTGGCGAATGCGACTTTTGGGAGCTTTGGGATACCGGAATGGGCTTACCGGTTTGTGGTGATCATGCTCTGTATCTTCTTCCCGGTGGCCGTTATTTTGGCCTGGGCGTTTGAACTGACACCGGAAGGGATTAAGACGACAAAAGTTGCACAGGAAGCAGAGGTAACGGAGGTTTCAAAAGCTCACGAAAAGAAACGCAACTGGTTCTCCCTCCTCTTCGCTGCTGCCGTTCCCACTCTCATATTCGGCGCCCTGGCTCTCATATTTTTCTTCCAGGCAAAGTCATCGGACTCTGAGCTCTCGGCTCTTAGCTCTTCGCGCTCTGCTACGGATAAGTCGATTGCCGTCCTGCCATTTACCAACATGAGTCCCGACGCGGAGAACGCCTACTTCGCGGATGGCATCCACGAAACTATTCTAACGACTTTGGCCAACCTGGGAGATTTGCGGGTTACCTCGCGCACCTCGGTCATGCCCTACCGGGATTCGAACAAGTCGATTCCTGTCATCGCAGAGGAGTTAAACGTGGCTTATATCCTGGAGGGCAGTGTTCAAAAGATCGGGAACGATTTTCGACTGACCACCCAGTTGATTCAGGCAGGAACCGATGAACACCTCTGGGCCAAAAACTATGATGGAGAATTCAAGGAGGTATTTGCCGTGCAATCGCAGCTGGCCCGGGAGATTTCCCAGTCGTTGAAGGCGGTGCTTTCGCCCGAGGAGAACCAGCGCCTGGAGAAGAAGCCGACTGCAAATCTGAAGGCCTATGATCTTTACTTAAAAGCGCTTACGTTTGATCGCCGCAGTAAAGAGCACATTCAACTCATGGAAGAGGCGGTGGCTCTGGATCCGAATTTCACCCTTGCCTGGACGCGATTGTCAGCTTCGTATTCCACGCTTTATATAACCAGCAGGGATAGAACCCCAGCTACGATGATGCGGGCAAGGGAAGCCACCAGGAGAGCGTTCAAAATCGATCCTGAAAGCCCGGAAGTCTTACTAGCGATTGGGTATTTTAACTACGGCTGCCTTAGGGAATACTGGATTGCGGAATACTTCTATCGGCAGGTTAAAAACAAGCTTCCCAATGAAGCGCGCGTTTATGAATTCCTGGGGCTGGTCTATCGACGGGACGGCAGATGGAGAGAATCGATTGAAAACTTTGAAAAGGCTCATCGTCTCGATCCAAGCAGTAGTCTGGGTTTCCTTCGAACCACCAATGCCTACATACATGATTGGTTTACATCGTCTCAGTATCAAATTATAATGAGTCAGGAAGGCGCTCTCTTGGGAAACATCTACAAGGACTTTGTGATGGAAGGTAAAACATCCGCGTTTGAAGAATCGGATGAGCTCTCTCTCCAGCAAAAAACCGAGCTGGCCTGGGTTTTTGGCGATGTGAGTGCCACGCTGAGATTAATCGCTCGGGACGACCAGGCAGACGATTCCGAAACGTTTGGCCAGTTCAAGGGCCGGAGCAATTCATGGCGTCTTGGCGTCGCGCACCTGGTCAATGGAGATGTGTCAGCTGCGCGCCCCATACTGACAGCCTACCGGGATACCCTGAGTTTAAAATCCGAAACGGCTCTCCTGGACTATAATACCCTTGGTGATCTCGGTTCAATCGAAGCGTTGCTAGGCAATGAAGAGGCTTCCTTGAATGCATTCGAGCGGGCAAGTATCCTGGTGAATGAACAAATTGATAGTTTTCATGGCGTAGAACTTTCAGTCGACCGAGCCATTGCCCTGGCCTGGCTCGGACACCAGAATGAGGCCGTGGCGGAACTGGCACGTCTCATCAAAATACCCAGCAACCTGAACGTCCACTGGATGCGCCGCTGCCTCGATTTCTGGCCGCTGCGCGACCATCCCGGTTTCCAAGCCATCCTCAATGACCCGGCTAACAGTCAACCGTTGGATCTGGATAAGTTATGA
- a CDS encoding type II toxin-antitoxin system RelE/ParE family toxin, which produces MFIFVEHPTFTRKITELFSDEDYRKFQNHLAANPTLGDVIPGFGGLRKLRWGARGKGKRGGARIIYLLVPKPAIIYLFYVYTKGDITDMSAEQKRRVAQAIKQIKEEYRQ; this is translated from the coding sequence ATGTTCATTTTTGTCGAGCATCCCACGTTCACCCGGAAAATCACAGAACTGTTTTCAGATGAAGACTATCGAAAGTTTCAAAATCACCTCGCCGCAAATCCAACGTTAGGGGACGTAATTCCAGGTTTTGGAGGTCTTCGGAAACTTCGTTGGGGAGCAAGAGGTAAAGGAAAGCGCGGGGGTGCAAGAATTATTTATCTACTGGTTCCCAAACCGGCAATCATCTATCTATTTTATGTATATACTAAGGGAGACATCACCGACATGAGTGCTGAACAAAAGCGGCGTGTCGCCCAGGCAATTAAGCAAATCAAGGAGGAATACAGACAATGA
- a CDS encoding DUF4926 domain-containing protein, with protein sequence MKELEVVALLHDAPEHGLVMGQVGTVVEILDKGVYEVEFSDDSGKSYAMVALKEEELIVLHHSPIAA encoded by the coding sequence ATCAAAGAACTGGAAGTTGTAGCTCTCCTCCACGATGCTCCAGAGCATGGATTAGTAATGGGGCAAGTCGGGACAGTCGTGGAAATCCTGGATAAAGGCGTCTACGAAGTAGAGTTTTCAGACGATTCTGGTAAATCCTATGCCATGGTTGCCTTGAAGGAGGAGGAGCTGATTGTCTTACATCACTCTCCCATTGCTGCTTGA
- a CDS encoding tetratricopeptide repeat protein — protein MENDSKTDKPRTSLSAFCAELKRRKVMRVAITYAVVAWLIIQVASTTFASFGIPVWAFRFVVLMVILGFPLAIILAWAFELTPDGIKTTKHAREEQGEVPVSKNQERKRNWMAFAFAAAAPTLIFGALAIFFYFRADTPDSPLSAPSSVLLDTDNSIAVLPFANMSPDEENAFFADGVHEDVLTNLSHVRTFQVISRTSTLRYRDSMLSLSEIGKELGVRYLVEGSVRRVGNRVRITAQLIDASTDQHLWAQNYTRDLDDIFAIQTEIAKEIADKLETILSPEEVAQIERRPTDNLEAYDYVLKFRELQYQGTADGDQKIELLEKAVALDPNYSEAWAQLVIECVFWWDTAKGRNDPALLAKAHHALEEAKRTGPDLPYGHVAESILAFREYQDWELSIRHLLNAMVIYPNSREINANLGRAYYFSGRLAEAQHYYEAVLRLDPNSVDITGIGWLPTIYLKQGKRDEARAFIDRQAARTDVSEQWKSSWDLEIFNLTGDREAYFKTRALIPFSSKTQSGQSFDILYSRNHRTSLRLIENLSNRHFDSQYSICFGSKDLVTALLWFELGETQNCLDKVAEAKPHLQGLVDMNPLAQPWYWADLAICHALEGDRELMIQRIATTREVSNTDYWRFQQQAACEVLIAIAYLVLGENDQAIETLESATQMKSQLFISREIDCLFIFDRLRGNPRFDRLLED, from the coding sequence ATGGAAAACGACTCAAAAACCGATAAACCCAGGACCAGCCTCTCCGCCTTCTGTGCCGAACTGAAGCGCCGCAAGGTCATGCGGGTGGCGATCACCTATGCCGTAGTCGCGTGGCTGATTATTCAGGTGGCTTCGACCACGTTTGCGAGCTTTGGCATACCGGTGTGGGCATTCCGCTTTGTGGTGTTGATGGTGATACTGGGTTTTCCTTTAGCCATCATCCTAGCCTGGGCTTTTGAGCTTACACCGGACGGGATCAAGACGACCAAGCACGCCCGGGAAGAGCAGGGCGAAGTGCCGGTATCCAAAAACCAGGAACGCAAACGCAACTGGATGGCTTTCGCGTTTGCCGCGGCGGCTCCGACTTTGATTTTCGGCGCCTTAGCCATCTTCTTTTATTTTCGAGCGGACACTCCGGACTCTCCGCTCTCCGCTCCAAGCTCTGTGCTGTTGGACACCGACAACTCCATCGCCGTTCTTCCCTTCGCCAATATGAGTCCGGATGAGGAGAATGCATTCTTTGCAGATGGGGTACATGAGGATGTGCTGACCAACCTGTCTCACGTCAGAACATTTCAGGTCATTTCCCGGACTTCTACGCTTCGCTACCGGGACTCGATGTTGAGTCTCTCCGAGATTGGTAAAGAACTGGGTGTGCGTTACCTGGTTGAAGGATCTGTCCGGAGGGTTGGCAATCGTGTGCGTATCACCGCTCAGTTGATTGATGCCAGTACAGATCAGCACCTCTGGGCCCAGAACTACACGAGGGATTTGGACGACATTTTTGCCATCCAAACCGAAATTGCCAAAGAGATTGCCGACAAACTGGAAACAATACTTTCCCCGGAGGAAGTCGCTCAAATCGAACGCCGCCCCACCGACAATCTGGAAGCCTACGACTATGTCCTCAAGTTTCGCGAATTGCAGTACCAAGGGACTGCGGATGGAGACCAGAAGATCGAGTTGCTGGAAAAAGCCGTAGCCCTCGACCCTAACTATTCCGAAGCCTGGGCACAGTTGGTCATTGAGTGCGTCTTTTGGTGGGATACGGCGAAGGGCCGAAATGATCCGGCACTTCTGGCCAAGGCGCATCATGCTCTGGAAGAAGCCAAGCGAACCGGACCTGACCTGCCTTATGGACACGTTGCTGAATCCATCCTGGCCTTCCGGGAATACCAGGATTGGGAGTTATCCATCCGTCATTTGCTGAATGCCATGGTTATTTATCCAAACTCTCGGGAGATAAATGCCAACCTTGGAAGAGCCTATTACTTCTCCGGACGCCTGGCGGAGGCCCAGCACTATTACGAAGCTGTCTTACGTCTCGATCCCAATTCTGTAGATATTACAGGCATAGGGTGGCTGCCCACCATATATTTGAAGCAAGGGAAACGGGATGAAGCCAGGGCTTTTATTGACAGACAGGCGGCAAGGACCGATGTCAGCGAACAATGGAAAAGCTCCTGGGACTTGGAAATATTTAACTTAACGGGTGATCGAGAAGCTTATTTCAAAACTCGGGCCCTTATTCCTTTCTCTTCAAAAACGCAAAGCGGACAATCTTTTGATATACTTTACTCACGAAACCACAGAACGAGTCTGCGACTCATCGAAAACCTGAGTAATCGCCACTTTGACAGTCAATATTCGATCTGCTTTGGATCCAAGGACCTGGTAACTGCCTTACTCTGGTTTGAACTGGGAGAAACGCAGAATTGCCTCGATAAAGTCGCCGAAGCCAAACCTCACCTGCAAGGCCTTGTGGACATGAACCCGCTAGCACAACCTTGGTATTGGGCGGACTTGGCCATTTGCCATGCCTTGGAAGGAGACCGGGAACTCATGATTCAACGAATCGCAACAACACGGGAGGTGAGTAATACCGACTATTGGCGGTTTCAGCAACAGGCGGCCTGTGAAGTGCTCATTGCCATTGCTTACCTGGTCCTCGGAGAAAACGACCAGGCCATCGAAACGCTGGAAAGCGCAACGCAAATGAAGAGTCAACTTTTCATCAGCCGGGAAATTGACTGTCTCTTCATCTTCGACCGCCTGCGGGGGAATCCGCGGTTTGATAGGTTGTTGGAGGACTAG
- a CDS encoding PIN domain-containing protein, with the protein MKGLIDTDVLLDVALRRPAFFAESADVLRWAEKGGQAAIAWHSISNCAYLLKDSGRDFLKLLLSIVEVAPVATKEAHRALALPMADLEDALQASAAMAWGADFIISRNLADYKKSPIPAVNPKNFLGHLKY; encoded by the coding sequence ATGAAAGGGCTAATTGATACTGACGTGCTGCTGGATGTGGCATTGCGTCGGCCAGCCTTTTTCGCCGAGAGCGCAGATGTGTTGCGTTGGGCTGAGAAAGGTGGCCAGGCCGCCATCGCCTGGCATTCAATTTCAAACTGTGCATACCTTTTAAAGGACAGTGGTCGCGATTTTTTGAAGTTATTATTGTCGATCGTGGAGGTCGCGCCAGTAGCAACAAAAGAGGCTCATCGGGCACTTGCGTTGCCGATGGCGGATCTGGAGGATGCTTTGCAAGCCTCTGCTGCCATGGCTTGGGGGGCGGATTTCATCATCAGCCGAAATCTTGCGGATTACAAAAAATCCCCAATCCCGGCCGTAAATCCCAAGAATTTCCTGGGCCACTTAAAGTATTGA